From the genome of Deltaproteobacteria bacterium:
ACGCGGTTCTCCGGAAATTCGATCCCGTGCCCGATGGCGTTACGGACCAGATGCAGCAGGGGATCGTGGATCTCCTCGACTATTGTCTTGTCGAGTTCCGTGTCCTCGCCCTCCATGGCCAGTTGCACATCCTTGCCGATCTGCCGGGCAGTATCCCGGACAGGCCGGTAGAACCGGTTGAACAGCTGGCTGATCGGCACCATCCGGATCGACAGGACCGCACTCTGCAGTTCGGTGGCGATGCTGGAAATGAATGACGAGACTTCCTCGAAACTCTTGAGCGGGATTTCCCGCCGGAGCTGAAGGAGACGGGACCGACCGGCAACCAGCTCCCCCACCAGATTGACCAGTTGATCAAGCCGGTCGGCGCTCACCCGCATGAAATGGCGGCTGGCATCCGCTTCATCGGCTGCGGCAGGTGCGGTGGCCTTCCCGCCGGAAAGAGCCTCCAGCCTTGGGGCTGGGGCATCCGCCGGTTTTTCGCTTTCCTCATGATGATCGAGGATATCAGGATTCCACGACTCATCAGCTTCTTTCAGGCCGGTAGCCAGGACCGGTTCGTGTTTTTCGATCCGGTGGAGACGGTCGATAATGTCGCTCACGTCAACCGATGCCAGGTTGTCGGCAAGAAACTCCTTCAGGACGCCACGAGCCGCATCGACGCCTTCTAGAAGCGCGTCGTTGATATCGGGCGAAAACACCATCTTCTCGTCACGGAGTTGGCCGAGTATCGACTCCATCGCATGGGAAAGCTCTCCCAGCGGTACCAATCCGATAAACCCCGCATTACCCTTGATGGTATGTGCAACCCGGAAAATCTTCTTGATCAGGTCATGATTGCCGGGTTCGTTCTCCAGGCGGACCAGATGCTGCTGGAAACTGTCGAGAAGGTCTCTCGTTTCATCGAGAAACTCCCCGTACAGTTCCTGCAAGTTCTCATCACGGTCGCTCATCAGAAATCAGTTCCGGCCTTTCCGGGCCACTTGCCAGCAGGTGAACATCACGCTTTCCCGGCCAGTTTCTCCACCACTTCCAGAAGCTGCTCAGGCTTGAACGGCTTGGCCACGAAGCTGTCGGCGCCCAGTTCGAGACCCCGTTTCTGGTCGTCCGGCCGGGTTTCGCTGGTCAGCAGGATTATCGGCGTTTTCCTGTCGGGATACTGTGACCGTATCTCGGCCAGCACGTCCAGTCCATTCATGCGTGGCATCATAATATCCAGAACCACGCCGTCGTAGGTTTCGGATGCATAACGTGTCAGTGCATCCAGTCCATCGGCGCAGGTGTCCACCTCGTACCCCCGCGATCGCAGCGTATATGCGATAAACTTCTGCGTCGCACCCGAATCCTCGGCAACCAGTATTCGTTTCACTCTTCAGCCACCCCGCAAGGAAATGGCATACGGAATCCCGCCCCCGGACCATCCGGGAGCCCCTGAACCTGTCAGGCTCCGGCCGGCTTCCAGTATACCATTCCTCCTTCCATGAATTTCATCCGAAATGGGACCTGAACCACATCTATCGTTTCCGCATTACCGAGCAGCAGGTAGCCGCCCGGCTTCAGCTTCGCATACAGCAATCTGGCCACCTGGATCTTCGCCTTGGGCGAAAAATAGATGAACACGTTGCGGCACAGGATAATGTCCATCTGGGGGAGCCCCAGCGTTTGCCGGTCATCCACCAGATTGATCCGCCGGAACCGGACGAGGTTCCGGATATCGTCCTTCACGATCCACTGGTCGCCGGACTGGTCGAAGAACCTGACGCGTGCTGCGGCAGACATTTCCCTCAGCTTGTTCTCCGCATAGCTAGCCTTGGCAGCCAGTTCGAGGGCACGGGTCGATATGTCCGTGGCGTAAATGTCTACACGGCGATTCCCGACCAGATGACT
Proteins encoded in this window:
- a CDS encoding protein-glutamate O-methyltransferase CheR translates to MSERLFTESDFADFRDLILERTGISIRETRIDYLEFRVLERVRSVNAGTVRDYYYRLKYGPHDDPEFQALVNAITVQETYFYRNPRQLETLKNNLLPEVLERKKQEADQSLSLWSAACATGEEPYTLGMISREASHLVGNRRVDIYATDISTRALELAAKASYAENKLREMSAAARVRFFDQSGDQWIVKDDIRNLVRFRRINLVDDRQTLGLPQMDIILCRNVFIYFSPKAKIQVARLLYAKLKPGGYLLLGNAETIDVVQVPFRMKFMEGGMVYWKPAGA
- a CDS encoding chemotaxis protein CheA, encoding MSDRDENLQELYGEFLDETRDLLDSFQQHLVRLENEPGNHDLIKKIFRVAHTIKGNAGFIGLVPLGELSHAMESILGQLRDEKMVFSPDINDALLEGVDAARGVLKEFLADNLASVDVSDIIDRLHRIEKHEPVLATGLKEADESWNPDILDHHEESEKPADAPAPRLEALSGGKATAPAAADEADASRHFMRVSADRLDQLVNLVGELVAGRSRLLQLRREIPLKSFEEVSSFISSIATELQSAVLSIRMVPISQLFNRFYRPVRDTARQIGKDVQLAMEGEDTELDKTIVEEIHDPLLHLVRNAIGHGIEFPENRVQAGKKPRATVLLKAYHAQNSVFVEVIDDGVGLNYSRISEKAVERGLMSRDELRGMEPAELAELIFLPGFSTAGKVDDLQGRGVGLDVVKSKVEHLGGNVEVLSTPGEGTLFRLKLPLTLAILQIFLVKYGKQTFGIPLNYVDETVRVRKSELERVKGQQVMMLRHHAVSITTLGELFGQKALAELPDILNVIILRVYNRRVGVIVSELLGKEETVLKPLGPYIGSLEQPAAGIAGASILGTGEVVLIIDVPLLVRSSDVGGHAAEEQGAGAR
- a CDS encoding response regulator yields the protein MKRILVAEDSGATQKFIAYTLRSRGYEVDTCADGLDALTRYASETYDGVVLDIMMPRMNGLDVLAEIRSQYPDRKTPIILLTSETRPDDQKRGLELGADSFVAKPFKPEQLLEVVEKLAGKA